One Gammaproteobacteria bacterium genomic region harbors:
- a CDS encoding Rieske domain-containing protein, producing the protein MKLKESIFSRRQFINSCLAGIGTLVSYVMTHTLISALLPPREEQDNIEEIKMPATEMALDPNSAKSFFFGRTPALLIKSEEGELIALKAVCTHFECLVHYDPALKYIVCPCHQGFFDIHGNNLKGPPPQPLTRYQINQETDGLLIRRESNA; encoded by the coding sequence ATGAAATTAAAAGAATCGATTTTTTCCAGGCGACAATTCATCAATAGTTGTCTTGCGGGAATCGGAACCTTGGTTAGTTACGTGATGACACATACGCTGATTTCCGCCCTTTTACCACCAAGGGAAGAACAGGATAATATTGAAGAAATCAAAATGCCGGCAACGGAAATGGCGCTTGATCCAAACTCCGCCAAATCATTTTTTTTTGGACGCACTCCGGCTTTATTGATCAAGTCGGAAGAGGGTGAATTAATCGCACTCAAAGCGGTTTGTACTCATTTTGAATGTTTGGTCCATTATGATCCCGCGCTAAAATATATAGTATGCCCATGTCATCAAGGATTTTTTGATATTCATGGAAATAATCTCAAGGGACCCCCACCACAACCATTAACACGCTATCAAATCAATCAAGAAACAGACGGATTATTGATTCGCCGAGAGAGTAACGCATGA
- the der gene encoding 50S ribosomal subunit stability factor, whose translation MLPVIAIVGHPNVGKSTLFNALTRGRDALVADFPGLTRDRQYGLGRVGPRSYRVVDTGGFSGERQGLLKLMSEQAMLATQEADLVFFLVDAKTGLTAADEEIAEHLRHLRKPVFLVVNKAEGLNSAMAAADFTKLGFAHPITISAVHGQGIRSLMERVLAADPNADTSCVPQEESGEDPSAERPEPWVAVVGRPNVGKSTLINRMVGEERLLASDQPGTTRDSIHVPFFTEGRSYTLIDTAGVRRRGRVTEMIEKFSVVKTLQAIDSAHVVILVMDAHQGISDQDAHLVGQVLEAGRGLVVAVNKWDGLDAAARTEIKTQIDRLFPFLDFAPFQYISALRGTGLSGLFNAVDRVHASAIRQIPTPLATRILQEAIAANAPPLVHGRRVKLRFAHQGGRNPPRIIIHGNQTEAVPASYRRYLANAYRKALDLVGTPLIVEFKGNVNPYEDRINHLSARQVKKQRRITRYAKKPVQ comes from the coding sequence ATGCTGCCCGTTATCGCTATAGTGGGTCATCCCAATGTGGGTAAATCGACGCTTTTCAATGCCCTGACTCGTGGCCGGGACGCACTGGTAGCGGATTTTCCCGGACTTACCCGTGACCGCCAATATGGCTTAGGTCGCGTCGGGCCACGTTCCTACAGGGTTGTCGATACAGGAGGATTCTCCGGTGAACGGCAAGGTCTTCTCAAGCTCATGTCCGAACAAGCCATGCTTGCCACCCAGGAGGCAGACTTAGTTTTTTTTCTGGTGGACGCCAAAACTGGTCTCACCGCTGCCGACGAAGAAATTGCAGAACATCTGCGGCATTTACGAAAGCCCGTTTTTCTTGTGGTAAACAAGGCCGAAGGGCTAAATAGTGCCATGGCGGCAGCAGATTTTACGAAACTAGGCTTCGCGCATCCCATCACCATCTCCGCAGTTCACGGTCAGGGAATTCGATCCCTCATGGAACGAGTTCTTGCCGCCGATCCAAACGCTGACACTAGCTGTGTTCCGCAAGAAGAAAGTGGTGAAGATCCCTCTGCTGAACGTCCCGAACCTTGGGTCGCAGTGGTCGGACGCCCCAATGTCGGAAAATCCACCTTGATTAACCGCATGGTGGGAGAAGAACGGTTGCTGGCCTCGGATCAGCCCGGGACCACCCGGGATAGCATTCATGTCCCTTTTTTTACGGAGGGGCGAAGCTACACGCTTATCGATACCGCTGGTGTGCGGCGTCGGGGTCGTGTTACTGAAATGATTGAGAAATTCAGTGTGGTGAAAACATTGCAGGCGATTGACAGCGCTCATGTGGTGATCCTGGTGATGGATGCCCATCAGGGAATCAGCGATCAAGATGCGCATTTGGTTGGTCAGGTGCTGGAAGCGGGGCGGGGCCTGGTGGTCGCAGTGAACAAGTGGGATGGACTGGACGCAGCGGCGCGCACCGAGATTAAAACCCAGATTGACCGTCTATTTCCGTTTTTGGATTTTGCCCCGTTTCAATACATTTCCGCACTTCGCGGCACTGGGCTATCTGGACTCTTTAACGCAGTGGATCGGGTTCATGCCTCTGCGATCCGTCAGATTCCGACTCCCCTGGCCACGCGGATACTCCAAGAAGCCATTGCCGCCAACGCCCCTCCCCTCGTTCATGGTCGCCGAGTCAAGCTACGCTTCGCACACCAAGGAGGGCGAAATCCGCCCCGCATCATCATTCATGGCAATCAAACTGAGGCTGTGCCCGCGAGCTACCGTCGCTATCTGGCGAATGCCTATCGCAAGGCGCTAGATCTCGTGGGTACACCTTTGATCGTGGAGTTCAAGGGCAACGTGAACCCCTATGAGGATCGAATCAATCATCTTTCTGCGCGTCAGGTGAAAAAACAGCGACGAATTACCCGCTACGCCAAAAAGCCAGTCCAATAA
- a CDS encoding hypothetical protein (Evidence 5 : Unknown function): MTDFTSVHPRLISPENSRFTAVLGHRLACAKSSLGGLYRSTRITSGPTARSNFTLTTARRVLRDLPGLLNTTPTLAMTSDYREFNGETTDHTAVAPSAPFHYATGLRGRPPSLESFNES, translated from the coding sequence GTGACTGATTTTACCTCGGTCCATCCTCGGCTCATCAGTCCAGAGAATTCGCGATTCACAGCGGTCCTCGGTCATCGACTAGCTTGTGCTAAATCGAGCCTCGGTGGCTTGTACCGCTCCACGCGCATAACGTCCGGGCCTACCGCCCGTAGCAACTTTACGTTGACAACCGCCCGGCGGGTTTTACGTGATCTTCCGGGTCTTCTTAACACAACCCCTACCCTAGCCATGACCTCAGACTATCGCGAATTCAACGGCGAAACCACCGATCACACTGCCGTGGCGCCCTCTGCTCCGTTTCACTACGCAACCGGGCTGCGGGGTCGTCCTCCATCCTTGGAGTCCTTCAATGAATCCTGA
- the dapD gene encoding tetrahydrodipicolinate succinylase, translating to MTDIQGIIESAFERRAEITPRSVETVVKDAVEEAIYLLDTGCARVAEKRDGEWVVNDWLKKAVMLYFRIADNSFLKGGFTNYFDKVPAKYFDYNSKEFRDDGVRIVPPATARYGAYIAPSVVLMPSYVNIGAYVNTGTMVDTWATVGSCAQIGKNVHLSGGVGIGGVLEPIQALPTIIEDNCFIGARSEVVEGVIVGEGSVISMGVYLGQSTKIYDRTTGQITHGRIPPRSVVVAGNLPSADGKYSLYCAVIIKQVDERTRAKTAINELLRDI from the coding sequence ATGACTGATATTCAAGGTATTATTGAATCTGCATTTGAACGACGCGCTGAAATCACTCCACGTAGTGTTGAAACTGTAGTCAAAGACGCGGTGGAGGAGGCTATTTATTTATTGGATACTGGTTGTGCCCGCGTTGCAGAAAAACGCGATGGTGAATGGGTAGTAAACGATTGGTTGAAAAAAGCGGTGATGCTTTACTTTCGTATTGCCGATAATTCTTTTCTTAAAGGGGGATTCACTAATTATTTTGACAAAGTTCCCGCTAAATATTTTGATTACAATTCTAAAGAATTTCGTGATGACGGTGTACGGATTGTTCCTCCGGCAACGGCGCGATACGGAGCTTATATCGCGCCTTCGGTGGTATTAATGCCTTCTTATGTCAATATCGGAGCTTACGTAAATACGGGCACCATGGTGGATACCTGGGCCACGGTGGGTTCCTGCGCCCAAATCGGAAAAAATGTTCATCTTTCGGGAGGAGTTGGTATTGGTGGGGTATTAGAACCAATTCAAGCTCTGCCCACGATTATCGAGGACAATTGTTTCATTGGTGCTCGTTCCGAAGTTGTGGAAGGGGTCATCGTCGGTGAGGGTTCAGTAATTTCGATGGGGGTATATCTTGGACAGAGCACTAAAATTTACGACCGCACCACTGGCCAGATTACTCACGGCCGTATTCCTCCGCGCTCAGTGGTAGTTGCGGGGAATTTACCCTCCGCAGATGGAAAATATAGTCTCTATTGTGCCGTCATCATCAAGCAGGTGGATGAAAGGACGCGCGCTAAAACAGCAATCAACGAGTTGTTGCGGGATATTTAA
- the kup gene encoding K(+):H(+) symporter Kup — protein MPEPSAILPEASSSNHSDSIHHSEANAASLLLAALGVVYGDIGTSPLYAMRECFTTGGAMPVVADILGVLSLIFWALMIVVTVKYVFFVMRADNRGEGGILALTALTLRAGELSRRQRNMLITTGLIGSALFYGDGVITPAISVLSALEGLEVATPIFTPYVVPAAIAVLIGLFLIQSGGSARIGALFGPIMTIWFTIIALLGAVSVMQSPRILTALNPYHGLLYFTRNGQKGWLILGSVVLAFTGAEALYADMGHFSRRVIRIAWLSFVLPALTLNYLGQGALLLRDPGAIENPFYRLAPSWSLYPLVILATVATIIASQAVISGAFSLTKEALQLGFLPRMRICHTSSAARGQIYLPMINWTLAIAVVLLVAGFGSSDTLAAAYGIAVTGTMMSTTLLIAVVARRLWHWPLPLVLAGMLVALALDIAFFGVNLLKVTEGGWFPLAVGAIVYLLMVTWKRGREILTERLAPHTIPVDSFLDALELDPPIRVPGTAVFMTARHEGIPHALLHNLQHNHVLHQQVILLTVMVEEFPVIDDHERVEIHHIRPGFKRITIHYGFSETPNVPQAMILCREHGLEFEPMTTSYFLSRETLIPTFRPGMALWREHLFATMARNAGSATDFLHLPTNRVVELGAQVEL, from the coding sequence ATGCCTGAACCTTCCGCAATCCTACCCGAAGCATCATCCAGCAATCATTCAGATTCTATTCATCATTCCGAGGCCAATGCCGCTTCTTTATTGCTTGCGGCACTCGGGGTGGTTTACGGCGATATTGGCACAAGCCCGCTGTACGCTATGCGAGAATGCTTCACCACCGGCGGTGCAATGCCCGTTGTCGCTGACATCCTCGGAGTATTGTCCTTGATTTTTTGGGCACTCATGATCGTCGTCACTGTTAAATATGTATTTTTCGTCATGCGCGCCGACAATCGTGGCGAAGGCGGAATCCTTGCGCTTACTGCGTTGACCCTGCGTGCGGGTGAGTTATCACGACGACAACGAAACATGTTGATTACGACTGGTCTGATTGGTTCGGCGCTTTTTTATGGAGATGGCGTGATCACTCCCGCCATTTCCGTGCTTTCCGCTCTGGAAGGACTTGAAGTTGCTACGCCGATATTTACTCCCTATGTGGTACCCGCAGCAATCGCAGTATTGATTGGGTTATTCTTGATTCAAAGTGGTGGCTCGGCACGAATTGGAGCGCTATTTGGGCCGATAATGACGATCTGGTTTACCATCATTGCTTTATTGGGAGCTGTAAGCGTGATGCAGTCTCCCCGCATTCTTACTGCTTTGAATCCTTACCATGGCTTGTTGTATTTCACACGCAATGGCCAGAAGGGATGGTTGATTCTTGGTTCCGTAGTACTTGCCTTTACCGGCGCTGAAGCACTCTACGCTGACATGGGTCACTTTAGTCGTCGCGTCATTCGCATCGCATGGCTATCCTTTGTCCTGCCGGCGCTAACGCTCAATTATCTTGGCCAGGGAGCATTGCTGCTGCGTGATCCAGGAGCGATAGAGAACCCTTTCTATCGTCTTGCACCTTCCTGGAGTCTTTACCCACTGGTGATACTTGCCACCGTTGCCACCATCATCGCCTCGCAAGCGGTCATCTCTGGAGCCTTTTCTCTCACCAAGGAAGCGTTGCAACTCGGCTTTCTACCCCGAATGCGAATTTGTCATACCTCCTCGGCCGCGCGTGGTCAAATTTACCTGCCCATGATCAACTGGACTTTGGCGATTGCGGTGGTGTTGTTGGTAGCGGGTTTTGGTTCCTCGGATACCTTGGCGGCAGCCTATGGCATCGCGGTGACGGGAACCATGATGTCGACCACGCTGTTAATCGCGGTGGTCGCGCGCCGCTTGTGGCATTGGCCACTGCCCCTGGTGCTGGCGGGAATGCTAGTGGCGCTGGCGCTGGATATCGCCTTTTTTGGCGTCAATTTGCTCAAGGTGACCGAGGGCGGCTGGTTTCCCCTCGCGGTTGGCGCGATTGTCTACTTGCTGATGGTGACCTGGAAACGAGGGCGTGAAATATTGACGGAACGTCTTGCCCCCCACACCATCCCGGTAGACAGCTTTCTTGACGCACTGGAATTGGATCCTCCCATCCGCGTGCCAGGAACCGCAGTGTTTATGACCGCTCGTCACGAAGGCATTCCGCACGCCTTGCTTCACAATCTCCAACATAATCACGTTCTTCATCAACAAGTCATTTTGCTCACCGTGATGGTGGAAGAATTTCCGGTTATTGATGACCATGAGCGCGTGGAAATTCATCATATCCGTCCGGGTTTCAAACGTATCACAATTCACTATGGTTTTTCGGAAACGCCCAACGTGCCTCAAGCCATGATCTTGTGCCGAGAACATGGCCTAGAATTTGAACCGATGACTACGAGTTATTTCCTCAGCCGCGAAACGCTCATCCCAACTTTTCGACCAGGCATGGCACTATGGCGGGAGCATTTATTCGCCACCATGGCACGTAATGCCGGCAGCGCCACTGACTTTTTGCATTTGCCAACCAATCGCGTGGTGGAACTAGGCGCGCAAGTGGAATTATAA
- a CDS encoding conserved membrane hypothetical protein (Evidence 4 : Unknown function but conserved in other organisms), protein MLKWKLLLTTLPFVAGMIVITFIRQSVLEIPGLIEFSDFSPVVTATALIIGFMYSGVIADYKESEKLPSQIILSLEAIHDTFSELALAGKPVDLSYARRQHFAVLSTVEDWLMNRVSLSQCWEALRGLNEITAHIERAGASTAHTGRTLAETVNLRAAVNRIHIIRTTSFIQTGYVLLYALVSAVLLLLLIANFKSLVSQYLIVASLSLIYIYLIFLIHDLDNPFDYADGIQVGSSEVSLDPLYFYHPILENSIKS, encoded by the coding sequence ATGCTTAAATGGAAACTACTTTTAACGACATTGCCATTTGTAGCCGGCATGATCGTAATCACTTTTATTCGTCAATCAGTTCTGGAAATTCCTGGATTAATTGAATTCAGTGACTTTAGTCCGGTGGTTACGGCAACTGCTCTTATTATCGGCTTTATGTATTCTGGAGTCATCGCAGATTATAAGGAGTCTGAAAAGTTGCCCAGCCAGATTATCCTTAGTCTTGAAGCAATTCACGATACCTTTTCCGAGTTGGCACTAGCCGGCAAGCCGGTTGATCTTTCCTATGCGCGGCGGCAACATTTTGCAGTATTGTCTACCGTCGAAGATTGGTTGATGAATCGCGTCTCATTATCTCAATGTTGGGAGGCGCTGCGAGGTCTTAATGAAATCACGGCGCACATCGAACGTGCTGGAGCTAGTACCGCCCATACTGGTCGCACCCTGGCCGAAACGGTCAATTTGCGTGCTGCCGTAAATCGCATTCATATTATTCGAACAACCTCTTTTATCCAGACCGGCTACGTGCTCTTATACGCATTAGTCAGCGCGGTTCTGCTCCTGCTTTTGATTGCCAATTTCAAGAGTCTTGTATCACAATATTTAATTGTTGCCTCGTTATCGTTGATCTATATTTATCTTATTTTTTTGATCCATGATTTGGATAATCCTTTTGACTACGCGGACGGAATTCAAGTTGGCTCCTCTGAGGTTAGCCTCGATCCTTTATATTTCTATCATCCCATTCTAGAAAACAGCATTAAGTCATGA
- a CDS encoding N-succinyldiaminopimelate aminotransferase codes for MNHHLDLLQPYPFQRLAQLVAGISPPAKFSPIKLSIGEPGHPAPSFIARAWLEHQGELSQYPGTRGNFALRQAIANWLTQRFSLPNGSIHPDRHCLPVAGTREALFAFAQCVVEPSKDSLVLMPNPFYQIYEGATLLAGALPWFLNTTQKTNFLPDFDAVPKEIWQRCQLLYVCSPSNPGGAVLGVATYEKLINLADRYDFVIAADECYSEIYGDEKSPPTGLLEVCAALGRNDFQRCVVFHSLSKRSNVPGLRSGFIAGDGEILERFFLYRTYQGCALPPPTQAASTIAWSDEVHVVENRVLYQCKFAAVLEILVDVLEVSAPAGGFYLWPKVHGDGEMFARALYAATNVLVLPGSYLSRFAHGINPGVDRIRIALVATFEECLEAAKRIRDFVKTTNTY; via the coding sequence ATGAATCATCACCTCGATCTTCTTCAACCTTATCCTTTTCAACGGCTGGCCCAACTAGTTGCGGGAATATCGCCCCCGGCAAAATTTTCACCGATAAAACTTTCAATTGGCGAACCTGGCCATCCCGCGCCTTCTTTTATCGCCCGTGCCTGGCTGGAGCATCAAGGAGAACTTTCTCAATATCCCGGCACCCGTGGTAATTTCGCGCTACGTCAAGCCATCGCCAATTGGTTGACGCAACGTTTTTCCCTACCTAATGGATCCATTCATCCGGATCGTCATTGCCTACCAGTTGCGGGAACCCGTGAAGCTTTATTCGCGTTCGCTCAATGCGTGGTGGAACCAAGCAAGGATTCTTTGGTGTTGATGCCAAATCCTTTTTATCAAATCTATGAAGGAGCCACACTTCTCGCTGGCGCGCTGCCATGGTTTTTGAATACGACCCAGAAAACTAATTTCCTGCCGGATTTTGACGCAGTACCGAAAGAAATCTGGCAGCGCTGCCAGCTTCTCTATGTTTGTTCTCCAAGCAATCCTGGCGGCGCGGTATTGGGCGTGGCTACTTATGAAAAACTCATTAACCTTGCTGATCGTTATGATTTCGTCATTGCCGCTGATGAATGTTACAGTGAAATTTATGGCGATGAAAAATCTCCTCCGACGGGTTTGCTTGAAGTTTGCGCTGCCTTGGGACGCAATGATTTCCAACGCTGCGTGGTATTTCACAGTCTTTCTAAGCGATCAAATGTGCCAGGGTTACGTTCTGGATTTATCGCTGGGGATGGAGAAATTCTGGAACGCTTTTTTCTTTATCGCACTTATCAGGGTTGCGCCCTGCCGCCTCCGACTCAGGCTGCCTCGACAATTGCCTGGTCCGATGAGGTGCATGTGGTGGAAAATCGCGTCCTTTATCAATGTAAATTCGCTGCCGTACTGGAAATCCTCGTAGACGTATTAGAAGTATCGGCACCGGCGGGGGGATTCTATTTATGGCCAAAAGTTCACGGCGATGGAGAAATGTTTGCCCGTGCCCTATACGCCGCGACGAATGTCCTGGTTTTACCCGGGAGTTATCTCTCTCGTTTCGCCCACGGCATCAATCCAGGCGTCGACCGAATTCGTATCGCGCTGGTTGCCACTTTTGAAGAATGCCTGGAAGCGGCAAAGCGCATCCGTGATTTTGTAAAAACTACCAATACATATTAG
- the petB gene encoding Cytochrome bc complex cytochrome b subunit: MRYHQLHQWLAERLPFEIFLPFFRNKKVPIHRYSLWYYLGNVILTCLLIQIVTGVILLFHYQPTPATAYESIRLLILKVRYGWLIRSLHLWGANVMIAALWVHLFSTFFSKAYRRPREFIWLTGCILFIIVMGLGFSGYLLPWSEHSFLATRVGTGIAGQTPLIGHGLKIFLRGGEEIGDATLTRFFALHVAFLPLALIAVAGLHLLLIQLHGLSVPLSFEEKKFSLEKISFFPEFVLRDLAISCWIIGIVVIFAVLFPCEAGKKLDPQLIAPDAAIPAWYFIFMFNILRFMPAKIGSMDGSQLGILFLGAGFLFIFLTPFIERNSKKGKSSPFFTITGIVMVIFILLMTLFSLESDHLIQKIATETIIPVQSEINQAQYILARKQIPGMIVFVASIISLGILLWRKARDLEILRKQGFFLEFRRD; this comes from the coding sequence ATGAGGTATCATCAATTACATCAATGGCTAGCAGAACGATTACCATTCGAGATATTCCTTCCTTTTTTTAGAAACAAGAAAGTACCCATCCATCGTTACAGCCTTTGGTATTATTTGGGAAATGTTATTCTGACTTGCTTATTGATTCAAATCGTCACGGGCGTAATTCTATTATTTCATTATCAACCTACGCCAGCCACTGCTTATGAAAGTATTCGCTTGTTAATTCTGAAAGTTCGTTATGGTTGGTTGATACGCTCCCTTCATCTATGGGGAGCGAATGTCATGATTGCCGCGCTTTGGGTTCATCTATTCAGCACTTTTTTTTCAAAAGCCTATCGTCGGCCTCGTGAATTTATTTGGTTAACCGGTTGTATCCTATTCATTATCGTAATGGGTCTGGGATTTAGTGGTTATCTTCTACCCTGGAGTGAACACTCCTTTCTTGCTACTCGGGTAGGTACTGGAATTGCGGGACAGACTCCGTTGATCGGACATGGCTTAAAAATTTTTCTTCGTGGTGGAGAAGAGATAGGAGACGCGACTCTCACCCGTTTTTTCGCGCTCCATGTCGCATTTTTGCCGCTTGCTTTGATTGCGGTGGCAGGATTGCATTTACTTTTAATCCAGCTTCATGGTTTGAGCGTGCCGCTTTCCTTTGAGGAGAAAAAATTTTCTCTAGAAAAAATATCATTTTTTCCAGAATTCGTTTTGCGTGATCTGGCAATATCATGCTGGATTATTGGAATTGTGGTGATATTCGCGGTATTGTTTCCCTGCGAGGCAGGAAAAAAACTTGATCCTCAACTGATTGCCCCAGACGCTGCTATTCCAGCATGGTATTTTATTTTTATGTTTAATATCTTGCGGTTTATGCCGGCAAAAATTGGATCTATGGATGGTTCACAATTAGGAATTTTGTTTCTTGGTGCGGGTTTTTTATTTATTTTTTTAACTCCTTTTATTGAGCGTAATTCTAAAAAAGGAAAATCGAGTCCATTTTTTACCATCACGGGTATCGTGATGGTAATATTCATTTTATTGATGACACTCTTTTCTCTGGAATCGGACCATCTTATTCAGAAAATTGCCACTGAGACGATTATTCCGGTGCAGAGTGAGATTAATCAGGCGCAATATATACTCGCACGTAAACAGATTCCTGGAATGATTGTCTTTGTTGCAAGTATTATTTCCCTGGGAATTTTGTTATGGCGAAAGGCGCGTGATCTTGAAATATTAAGAAAACAAGGATTTTTTTTGGAGTTTCGCCGTGACTGA
- a CDS encoding hypothetical protein (Evidence 5 : Unknown function) — protein MLTFVEIPEYLEVLDLESRKVGMALSEALQTEGNEIHLLPGLDVSIRETTSFVHIISGCCKWFDGKRLVRLYSDGDWLLANPHGAGATSRVVSDFRCHLRVIPRDVFLDTIAKTPALLAQWQHYHDLQTRILLGLVGTLAPEDTMPNFRIKSLRPDEVILTEGATNHEVYLMLEGQASVLVNGHQVGSIEQDEVFGEISFLTEQPRSASVVATSACLVQIIERDQFALLIKSRPELLRRTATTLAQRIVELNTQLISLGRTVNRP, from the coding sequence ATGTTAACGTTCGTGGAAATTCCTGAATATCTCGAAGTACTGGACCTTGAAAGTCGCAAAGTTGGTATGGCGTTATCCGAAGCACTGCAAACGGAAGGTAACGAAATCCACTTACTCCCTGGTCTTGATGTCAGCATCCGTGAAACGACCTCATTCGTGCATATAATTTCTGGCTGCTGTAAATGGTTCGATGGTAAACGGCTGGTTCGACTATACTCCGATGGCGATTGGTTGCTGGCCAATCCACATGGCGCGGGAGCAACCAGCCGCGTGGTCAGCGATTTTAGGTGTCATCTGCGTGTCATTCCAAGGGACGTATTTTTGGATACGATAGCCAAGACTCCTGCGCTTCTGGCCCAATGGCAGCATTATCATGACCTTCAAACGCGTATCTTGTTAGGGCTTGTCGGGACGTTGGCTCCAGAAGATACGATGCCAAATTTCCGCATCAAGTCATTACGTCCCGATGAGGTAATCCTAACGGAAGGCGCGACTAACCATGAAGTGTATCTAATGCTTGAGGGGCAAGCATCAGTATTAGTCAACGGACACCAGGTTGGTAGCATTGAACAGGATGAAGTTTTTGGTGAAATCAGCTTTCTGACCGAACAACCACGTTCAGCTTCAGTGGTTGCGACATCAGCCTGTCTGGTTCAGATTATCGAAAGGGATCAATTCGCATTATTGATAAAAAGTAGACCTGAGTTATTACGTCGTACCGCAACGACACTAGCGCAACGTATTGTTGAATTGAATACGCAGCTTATTTCTTTGGGAAGAACTGTTAATCGTCCATGA
- a CDS encoding Uncharacterized hydrogenase expression/formation protein MJ0200, giving the protein MCLGIPMRITSIDGYYADCQAKGVGRKVNLFLLQHEQLVVDDYVMVHVGYALQKISQEDARLTWEIFDRMLDSETITDQESFDPTGSKVAL; this is encoded by the coding sequence ATGTGTTTGGGCATTCCAATGCGAATTACTAGTATTGATGGTTATTATGCTGACTGTCAGGCCAAGGGCGTAGGACGCAAAGTAAATTTATTTCTGCTGCAACACGAACAATTGGTGGTTGATGATTATGTAATGGTGCATGTCGGCTATGCCCTCCAAAAAATTTCCCAAGAGGATGCGCGTCTTACTTGGGAAATTTTCGATCGCATGTTGGATTCGGAAACAATAACCGATCAAGAATCCTTTGATCCTACTGGATCGAAAGTGGCTCTGTGA